A genomic segment from Candidatus Omnitrophota bacterium encodes:
- the topA gene encoding type I DNA topoisomerase yields the protein MKDKSLVIVESPTKAKTISKILGKNFSVVSSMGHIIDLPKKKLGVDIENNFEAEYVVIPGRKKLLDTLKKEAKDKDNIFMATDPDREGEAIGWQLKENLFKKKKVLRVVFHEITSEAVNAAFKHPREFDLNMIEAQNGRRILDRIVGYFLSPLLWKKLARGLSAGRVQSVALKLIVDREREIEKFIPAEYWEIEALLKKSGDAFSAKLDKIEGKKAEIKAKESAEAIVNELKEKKFIVSDVKNTKKRRFASPPFITSTLQQEAFNKLKYNATKTMIIAQQLYEGINIGKENPVGLITYMRTDSPRVAPEAITEVRNFISKQFGKEYLPESPNVYKVKKLAQEAHEAIRPTMVKSSAESLKEFLTPEQFKLYELIYNRFVSSQMTPAEYAVISVDIEADKYLFTASGSDLVFDGFMAMYKKEDEEDSEEKGDEEKKKNKIPVLVKGDYLELAGINPSQHFTKPPPRYSDSSLVKALEEEGIGRPSTYAPIIQTLILRDYVRRLKGYFSPTELGFKVCDLLVEYFPKIIDVKFTALMEEELDEIEEGKFDKVKVLQEFYAPFKEKLDYAQEHIKKEVITTDEVCEKCGKPMVVKWGRRGKFLSCSGFPDCKFSKSITTKVKCPAPDCGGELIERHSTRGFFYGCSNFPKCTFTSRTLPETKEE from the coding sequence ATGAAAGATAAAAGTTTAGTCATTGTAGAGTCGCCAACAAAAGCAAAGACTATAAGCAAGATCCTCGGTAAGAATTTTTCCGTGGTTTCTTCTATGGGGCATATTATTGATTTACCTAAAAAGAAGCTTGGGGTAGATATTGAGAATAACTTTGAGGCGGAATACGTAGTTATTCCCGGGAGAAAGAAGCTCCTGGATACTTTAAAAAAAGAGGCAAAGGATAAAGACAATATCTTTATGGCAACCGACCCTGATAGGGAAGGAGAGGCAATCGGCTGGCAGCTTAAAGAGAATCTTTTTAAGAAAAAAAAGGTTTTAAGGGTTGTTTTCCATGAAATTACATCAGAAGCTGTTAACGCCGCATTCAAACACCCCAGAGAATTTGACCTAAATATGATTGAGGCGCAAAATGGCCGTAGGATATTGGACAGGATTGTAGGCTATTTCTTAAGCCCTTTATTATGGAAGAAGCTTGCGCGCGGCTTAAGCGCAGGAAGGGTGCAGTCTGTTGCTTTGAAATTGATAGTGGACAGAGAAAGAGAGATTGAAAAATTTATTCCCGCTGAATATTGGGAGATTGAAGCGCTTTTAAAGAAATCCGGTGATGCTTTTAGCGCAAAGCTGGATAAGATTGAAGGTAAAAAAGCCGAAATTAAGGCTAAGGAATCGGCAGAAGCAATTGTTAACGAGTTAAAAGAAAAGAAATTCATCGTCTCTGATGTAAAGAATACCAAAAAAAGAAGATTTGCATCCCCTCCTTTTATTACCAGCACTCTTCAACAGGAAGCATTTAACAAATTAAAGTATAATGCCACCAAGACGATGATTATTGCCCAGCAATTATATGAAGGTATAAATATAGGCAAGGAAAATCCTGTTGGCTTGATTACTTATATGCGTACGGATTCGCCGCGGGTTGCTCCCGAAGCAATAACCGAGGTCAGGAATTTTATAAGTAAGCAATTTGGAAAGGAATACCTTCCTGAAAGCCCCAATGTCTATAAAGTTAAAAAATTAGCGCAGGAAGCCCATGAAGCTATCAGGCCAACGATGGTGAAAAGCTCAGCTGAAAGCTTAAAAGAATTTCTAACTCCTGAACAATTTAAATTGTATGAGTTAATTTATAATCGTTTTGTCTCCAGCCAGATGACTCCGGCGGAATATGCTGTTATCAGTGTTGATATTGAGGCGGATAAATATTTATTTACTGCTTCCGGAAGCGATTTGGTTTTTGATGGTTTTATGGCTATGTATAAAAAGGAAGACGAGGAAGATTCTGAAGAAAAAGGCGATGAGGAGAAGAAGAAAAACAAGATTCCTGTTTTAGTAAAAGGCGATTATCTGGAATTGGCAGGGATTAACCCTTCTCAGCATTTTACCAAGCCGCCGCCGAGGTATTCCGATAGTTCTTTGGTAAAAGCGCTGGAAGAAGAAGGGATTGGAAGGCCTTCAACTTATGCTCCGATTATCCAAACGCTTATTTTGCGTGATTATGTTCGTAGGCTTAAAGGTTATTTTTCTCCTACGGAATTAGGGTTTAAAGTTTGCGACCTATTGGTTGAGTATTTTCCAAAAATAATAGATGTGAAATTTACCGCGCTTATGGAAGAGGAATTGGATGAGATTGAAGAAGGCAAATTTGACAAAGTAAAGGTTCTGCAGGAATTTTACGCACCATTTAAGGAAAAGCTTGATTATGCACAGGAGCATATTAAAAAGGAAGTTATTACAACAGATGAAGTTTGTGAAAAATGCGGTAAGCCGATGGTTGTGAAATGGGGCAGGCGTGGGAAATTCTTAAGTTGTTCAGGATTCCCGGATTGCAAATTCTCCAAGTCAATTACCACTAAAGTTAAATGTCCTGCGCCAGATTGCGGGGGAGAATTAATTGAGCGGCATTCAACGCGCGGATTTTTCTATGGCTGTTCAAATTTCCCTAAATGCACATTTACTTCGCGGACACTGCCGGAAACTAAAGAAGAGTAA